From Pseudomonadota bacterium, the proteins below share one genomic window:
- a CDS encoding cell division protein FtsL, whose translation MERMYASVKKEVRNRSFPSVLLVILCFIIFILVSFFLRGSYNELREELIGRLKNEKEIIDTNNRLKMELSGITQARYLEFKAKERLGLKKPKEEEVLVLR comes from the coding sequence ATGGAAAGGATGTATGCTTCAGTAAAAAAAGAAGTAAGAAACAGAAGTTTCCCCTCTGTTTTACTGGTGATCCTCTGTTTTATTATCTTCATCCTTGTCTCTTTCTTCCTGAGGGGTTCGTATAATGAACTTAGAGAGGAATTAATTGGAAGATTAAAGAATGAGAAAGAAATCATAGATACCAATAACAGGTTAAAAATGGAGCTTTCTGGTATTACGCAGGCAAGGTATCTTGAGTTTAAAGCAAAAGAGAGGCTGGGGCTGAAAAAACCAAAAGAAGAAGAGGTCCTGGTATTAAGATGA